A window of the Gordonia humi genome harbors these coding sequences:
- a CDS encoding acyl-CoA dehydrogenase family protein: MDLLFDDAAQAFRIEVREWLAANVPDQPLPSMDTAEGFEAHRAWEATMADARMSVVSWPAEFGGRDASLLHWVIFEEEYYRSGAPGRVSQNGIFLLAPTLFEHAHPDQLARIMPRMARADDIWGQAWSEPEAGSDLASLRSTATRTDGGWLLNGQKTWSSRSSFADMGFGLFRTDPAADRHRGITYFMFDLRAPGVTVRPIAQLDGEPGFAELFLEDVFVPDDPADPGNSGVIGAVNNGWKVAMSTAANERGLSLRSPGRFLAATDRLITLWKSRRDTVPTSDEAVADAWIGSRAYELSTYQTVSRLAAGGQLGMESSINKVFWSQWDIAAHETALDLLGADAELDTGWTDGYLFSLSGPIYAGTNEIQRNVIAERLLGLPRGDR, translated from the coding sequence ATGGACCTGTTGTTCGACGACGCCGCCCAGGCGTTCCGCATCGAGGTCCGCGAATGGCTCGCGGCCAACGTCCCCGACCAGCCGCTGCCGTCGATGGACACCGCCGAAGGTTTCGAGGCCCACCGTGCCTGGGAGGCGACGATGGCTGACGCGCGAATGTCGGTGGTCAGCTGGCCCGCGGAGTTCGGCGGCCGCGACGCGAGCCTGTTGCACTGGGTGATCTTCGAGGAGGAGTACTACCGGTCCGGCGCCCCGGGTCGGGTGAGCCAGAACGGGATCTTCCTGCTCGCTCCCACTCTGTTCGAACACGCCCATCCCGACCAGTTGGCGCGGATCATGCCGCGGATGGCGCGCGCCGACGACATCTGGGGTCAGGCGTGGAGCGAGCCCGAGGCGGGCTCCGACCTGGCCTCACTCCGGTCGACGGCCACCCGCACCGACGGCGGCTGGCTGCTCAACGGGCAGAAGACGTGGAGTTCGCGGTCGAGTTTCGCCGATATGGGCTTCGGGTTGTTCCGGACCGACCCCGCCGCCGACCGTCATCGCGGGATCACGTACTTCATGTTCGATCTGCGCGCGCCCGGTGTGACGGTGCGTCCGATCGCCCAACTCGACGGCGAGCCGGGCTTCGCCGAACTGTTCCTCGAGGACGTGTTCGTGCCCGACGACCCCGCCGATCCGGGGAACTCCGGGGTGATCGGCGCGGTGAACAACGGGTGGAAGGTCGCGATGAGTACCGCCGCGAACGAACGCGGACTGTCGCTGCGCTCCCCGGGTCGATTCCTGGCCGCGACCGACCGGCTGATCACGCTCTGGAAGTCGCGCCGCGACACGGTCCCCACCAGCGACGAAGCCGTCGCCGATGCATGGATCGGATCGCGTGCTTACGAGTTGTCGACGTATCAGACCGTCAGCCGATTGGCGGCAGGCGGACAACTCGGCATGGAGTCGTCGATCAACAAGGTGTTCTGGTCGCAGTGGGACATCGCCGCGCACGAGACCGCACTGGACCTGCTGGGCGCCGACGCCGAACTCGACACCGGCTGGACCGACGGCTACCTGTTCTCCCTGTCCGGGCCGATCTACGCCGGCACCAACGAGATTCAACGCAACGTCATCGCCGAGCGCCTGCTCGGCCTACCCCGAGGGGACCGATAG
- a CDS encoding enoyl-CoA hydratase: protein MSDAAIPPALGPDDLGPDTSPVSYEVGGPANSVAYVTLNRPDYRNAQNSVMTYSLDAAFRRAVDDGDVKTIVLRANGKHFSAGHDIGTPERDFDTYYPNTATLHWDHTRGDGQPLDSNQRLAREIEVYMGMCRRWREIPKPVIAQVHGACIAGGLMLAWSADFIVASDDAFFSDPVARMGIPGVEYFAHAYVLGARRAKEILFTGQRFTAAQALDWGMVNHVVPRADLDGKVDAICEQMAQMPMQGLFLSKKAVNICEDQMGMRTAMDSVFGWHHYAHAANDADSGDSLGGMDAKSMKNAAEKGTV, encoded by the coding sequence ATGAGTGATGCCGCGATCCCTCCCGCACTGGGCCCCGACGATCTCGGACCGGACACCTCTCCGGTCTCCTACGAGGTCGGCGGGCCCGCGAACTCCGTCGCCTACGTGACGTTGAATCGCCCCGACTACCGCAACGCCCAGAACTCGGTGATGACGTACTCACTGGATGCGGCGTTCCGGCGGGCCGTCGACGACGGCGACGTCAAGACGATCGTGCTGCGCGCGAACGGCAAGCACTTCTCGGCCGGGCACGACATCGGCACACCCGAGCGCGATTTCGACACCTACTACCCGAACACGGCGACACTGCACTGGGACCACACCCGCGGCGACGGGCAGCCGTTGGACAGCAACCAGCGTCTGGCACGCGAGATCGAGGTGTACATGGGCATGTGCCGTCGGTGGCGCGAGATCCCGAAGCCGGTGATCGCGCAGGTACACGGCGCGTGCATCGCGGGCGGGCTGATGCTGGCGTGGTCGGCGGACTTCATCGTCGCCTCCGATGATGCGTTCTTCTCCGATCCGGTGGCGCGCATGGGCATCCCGGGCGTCGAGTACTTCGCCCACGCATACGTCCTGGGGGCTCGTCGTGCGAAGGAGATCCTGTTCACCGGGCAACGGTTCACCGCGGCGCAGGCCCTGGACTGGGGCATGGTCAACCACGTCGTGCCGCGCGCGGACCTCGACGGCAAGGTCGATGCGATCTGCGAGCAGATGGCGCAGATGCCGATGCAGGGCCTGTTCCTGAGCAAGAAGGCCGTCAACATCTGCGAGGACCAGATGGGCATGCGCACCGCCATGGACTCGGTGTTCGGGTGGCATCACTACGCGCACGCGGCGAACGACGCAGACTCCGGCGACTCGCTCGGCGGGATGGACGCCAAGTCGATGAAGAACGCGGCCGAGAAGGGCACCGTCTGA
- a CDS encoding glycosyltransferase, with amino-acid sequence MASVSVVVPMYNEHDRIADTLHALLRQSRPIDEIIVVDNNSTDDSSTRVAEIAAEHPTVRLISESEPGCYAARAAGYDAATSDIIARTDADTLVDERWAETIVDFFDSEAGRPFSASTGSVSLYDGPPFKIIEKVTQGVAEAQEAPTLVGPNHAIRKSAWLQIRDTLTRRPDVWEDFDISMALKEKGLRIWYTPQQQVSTSCRTQQKSPIANWHYLFGGIRTAKARGDAKSLKTMRIDLPLRFILFTVSWLVFRPWNDRKQTWRPHRLVLPLDHDHGDVTALRD; translated from the coding sequence ATGGCATCCGTTTCCGTCGTCGTACCGATGTACAACGAGCACGACCGCATAGCCGACACACTCCACGCACTCCTCCGACAGAGTCGGCCGATCGACGAGATCATCGTGGTCGACAACAACTCCACGGACGATTCATCGACTCGAGTCGCCGAGATCGCTGCCGAACACCCCACCGTGCGATTGATCTCCGAGTCGGAACCGGGCTGCTATGCGGCTCGCGCGGCCGGATACGACGCGGCGACGTCGGACATCATCGCGCGCACCGACGCCGACACGCTCGTCGATGAGCGGTGGGCCGAAACGATCGTCGACTTCTTCGACAGCGAGGCCGGCCGACCGTTCAGCGCATCGACGGGCTCGGTGTCGCTGTACGACGGACCGCCGTTCAAGATCATCGAGAAGGTCACCCAGGGCGTCGCCGAGGCACAGGAGGCTCCGACGCTCGTCGGCCCGAACCACGCGATCCGCAAGTCGGCGTGGTTGCAGATCCGCGATACGCTGACGCGCCGTCCCGACGTGTGGGAGGACTTCGACATCTCCATGGCGCTGAAGGAGAAGGGTCTCCGCATCTGGTACACGCCACAGCAACAAGTGTCGACCTCGTGCCGAACGCAGCAGAAGTCGCCGATCGCGAACTGGCACTATCTGTTCGGCGGCATCAGAACCGCCAAGGCCCGCGGGGATGCGAAGTCGCTGAAGACCATGCGCATCGACTTGCCGCTCCGATTCATCCTGTTCACCGTGTCGTGGCTGGTGTTCCGACCGTGGAATGACCGGAAGCAGACCTGGCGGCCGCACCGGCTCGTCCTCCCGCTCGATCATGATCACGGCGACGTGACAGCGCTCCGCGATTGA
- a CDS encoding helix-turn-helix transcriptional regulator, whose product MTTRAMVLAALREASEPVTVADLTATLDLPATTIRFHLRALTDDSLADAHTDVAAGPGRPSVRYRARSGMDPAGPREYEMLSHALVAALDAAPGGPELAAAAGRRIGAGRARCDVETEADLTRVLADLGFDPEIRPVGEIRLRRCPFLETARENPAVTCSVHRGLMQGVLDAHRVDVEVRLDAFVDDDHCTATLSRVAG is encoded by the coding sequence GTGACCACGCGAGCCATGGTCCTGGCCGCCCTGCGGGAGGCGTCCGAACCGGTCACCGTCGCCGATCTCACCGCGACGCTCGACCTGCCCGCGACGACGATCCGCTTCCATCTCCGAGCGCTGACCGATGATTCGCTCGCGGACGCGCACACCGACGTCGCCGCCGGACCCGGCCGCCCGAGCGTGCGGTATCGGGCGCGGTCGGGCATGGATCCGGCGGGCCCGCGCGAATACGAGATGCTCTCCCACGCACTGGTCGCGGCTCTCGACGCGGCGCCTGGCGGACCCGAGCTGGCCGCCGCGGCCGGTCGGCGGATCGGCGCCGGGCGGGCCCGTTGCGACGTCGAGACGGAGGCCGATCTGACGCGTGTCCTCGCCGATCTCGGCTTCGACCCCGAGATTCGGCCGGTCGGTGAGATCCGTCTGCGACGGTGCCCGTTCCTGGAGACCGCCCGAGAGAACCCCGCCGTGACGTGCTCGGTGCATCGAGGTCTGATGCAGGGCGTACTCGACGCGCACCGCGTCGACGTCGAGGTGCGGCTCGACGCGTTCGTCGACGACGACCACTGCACGGCGACGCTGTCGCGAGTCGCCGGGTGA
- the fdxA gene encoding ferredoxin — protein MTYVIALPCVDVMDRACVEECPVDCIYEGGRSLYIHPDECVDCGACEPVCPVEAIFYEDDVPDEWEPYITDNAEFFTEVLPGREAPLGSPGGAAKLGPTGSDAPLVTSLEPQAQP, from the coding sequence ATGACATACGTGATCGCACTCCCCTGCGTCGACGTGATGGATCGTGCGTGCGTGGAGGAATGCCCCGTCGACTGCATCTACGAGGGTGGCCGCAGCCTGTACATCCATCCCGACGAATGCGTCGACTGCGGCGCCTGCGAGCCCGTGTGCCCGGTGGAGGCGATCTTCTACGAGGACGACGTCCCCGATGAATGGGAGCCGTACATCACCGACAACGCCGAGTTCTTCACCGAGGTCCTGCCCGGACGCGAGGCTCCGCTCGGCTCACCGGGCGGAGCCGCAAAACTCGGACCGACCGGTTCGGACGCGCCCCTGGTGACCTCTCTCGAGCCGCAGGCGCAGCCGTGA
- a CDS encoding DUF2249 domain-containing protein: MPDITLDVREIPKPQRHPKIFAIFDGLDVGDALVLVNDHDPRHLHDEFEADRAGGYSWDYLVREKRDYRIRIGKTTAATPPRRLGNTAELTERPVDAADVAWKLTSSDRHLDSNLIRLAAGGAIAAHAGGEVDVLVHVVAGSGTLGTEADDVEVSAGDLLWLPRRSRRSFTAGPDGLSYLTVHTHREPTLTIEPLAPQAPRP; encoded by the coding sequence ATGCCCGACATCACTCTCGACGTCCGCGAGATCCCGAAACCGCAGCGTCACCCGAAGATCTTCGCGATCTTCGACGGCCTCGACGTCGGTGACGCGCTCGTTCTGGTGAACGATCACGACCCGCGGCACCTGCACGACGAGTTCGAGGCCGACCGGGCGGGCGGCTACTCGTGGGACTACCTGGTCCGCGAGAAGCGGGACTACCGGATCCGCATCGGCAAGACCACGGCGGCCACCCCGCCGCGCCGACTCGGCAACACGGCCGAACTCACCGAGCGGCCCGTCGACGCCGCCGACGTCGCGTGGAAGCTCACCTCGTCCGATCGGCACCTCGACTCCAATCTGATCCGACTGGCCGCAGGCGGCGCGATCGCCGCGCACGCCGGCGGCGAGGTCGACGTGCTGGTGCACGTCGTCGCCGGATCAGGGACTCTCGGCACGGAGGCCGACGACGTCGAGGTGAGCGCGGGCGACCTGCTGTGGCTGCCGCGTCGTTCGCGGCGCTCGTTCACCGCGGGTCCGGACGGACTGAGCTATCTGACGGTGCACACGCACCGCGAACCGACACTGACGATCGAACCGCTCGCGCCGCAGGCACCACGACCATGA
- the cysD gene encoding sulfate adenylyltransferase subunit CysD, producing MISELEAESVHIFREVAATFEHPVMLFSGGKDSVVMFHIARKAFWPAPVPFPLMHVDTGHNFDEVIEFRDRLVEQTDARLVVSSVQDDIDAGRVVEQTGPGTSRNRLQTAALLRGIREGGFDAVFGGARRDEEKARAKERVFSFRDAFGAWDPRNQRPELWNLYNGRHARGEHIRVFPISNWTEHDIWEYIAAEDIELPSIYYAHERAVVPRDGMLLADTRFLEKYPGESAHVERVRFRTVGDATCTGCVESDADTPAKVIAEVAATRVTERGATRADDRISEAGMEDRKKEGYF from the coding sequence GTGATCTCCGAACTCGAAGCCGAATCGGTGCACATATTCCGCGAGGTCGCGGCGACCTTCGAGCATCCGGTGATGCTGTTCTCCGGTGGTAAGGACTCGGTGGTCATGTTCCACATCGCGCGCAAGGCGTTCTGGCCCGCGCCGGTGCCGTTCCCGTTGATGCACGTCGACACCGGGCACAACTTCGACGAGGTCATCGAGTTCCGGGACCGGCTCGTCGAGCAGACCGACGCGCGGCTCGTCGTGAGCAGCGTGCAGGACGACATCGACGCCGGCCGCGTCGTGGAACAGACCGGGCCGGGCACATCGCGCAACCGGTTGCAGACCGCCGCGCTGCTGCGCGGGATCAGAGAGGGCGGGTTCGATGCGGTGTTCGGCGGTGCCCGCCGGGACGAGGAGAAGGCCCGTGCGAAAGAACGAGTGTTCAGCTTCCGCGACGCGTTCGGAGCATGGGATCCCCGCAACCAGCGGCCCGAACTGTGGAACCTGTACAACGGTCGGCATGCGCGCGGTGAGCACATCCGGGTGTTCCCGATCAGCAACTGGACCGAGCACGACATCTGGGAGTACATCGCGGCCGAAGACATCGAACTCCCGTCCATCTACTACGCGCATGAGCGGGCCGTCGTGCCGCGCGACGGAATGCTGTTGGCCGACACCAGATTCCTGGAGAAGTATCCGGGGGAGAGTGCGCACGTGGAGCGGGTGCGGTTTCGCACCGTCGGCGATGCGACGTGCACCGGCTGCGTCGAGAGCGACGCCGACACCCCGGCGAAGGTGATCGCCGAAGTCGCCGCGACACGCGTCACCGAGCGCGGCGCGACACGTGCCGACGACCGCATCTCCGAAGCAGGCATGGAAGACCGTAAGAAGGAGGGCTACTTCTGA
- the cysC gene encoding adenylyl-sulfate kinase: MSAPTITENTRTDLLRIATAGSVDDGKSTLIGRLLYDSKSIFTDQLEAIERTSAQRGDSTADLALLTDGLRAEREQGITIDVAYRYFSTPERKFIIADSPGHVQYTRNMVTGASTADLAIILVDARKGVLEQTRRHAFLSSLLGIPHLTVCVNKMDLVDYSQDRYDEIVDEFTAFAAKLNVSDVSFIPISALRGDNVVERSEPMDWYSGRSLLGHLEAVHIASDKNLIDARFPVQYVIRPQRGDGLDHRAFAGTVAGGGLTVGDKVVALPGGFGTEVTRIWGPGGTELAEASAGQAVSISLADEIDIVRGDMIVRPGNRPHVGRDLDAMVCWFSESRSVSVGDTFLMLCGTRETRVSVSGLNYRLDVNTLHRDADADELELNEIGRLTLHAQRPMMFDEYRRNRATGSFILIDEATNATVGAGMIGAPVAHDSNVVWQETKVTREHRAYRGATIWLTGLSGSGKSTIATELERRLVAEGRPAYMLDGDNLRHGLNADLGFSDDDRRENIRRTAEVAALFADSGAVSLVSLISPFAAERQRAREIHEARGLTFVEIFVDTPLDDCESRDPKGLYAKARAGQIAQFTGIDSPYERPITPEIVIRPSDGPPAEIAELIIARLGM, from the coding sequence ATGAGCGCCCCCACGATAACCGAGAACACGCGTACCGATCTGCTCCGCATCGCCACCGCGGGCAGCGTCGACGACGGGAAGTCGACCCTCATCGGTCGACTGCTGTACGACTCGAAGTCGATCTTCACCGATCAACTGGAAGCGATCGAACGGACCAGCGCCCAGCGGGGCGACTCCACGGCCGACCTCGCCCTGCTCACCGACGGCCTGCGCGCCGAACGCGAGCAGGGCATCACGATCGACGTCGCCTACCGCTACTTCTCGACGCCGGAACGCAAGTTCATCATCGCCGACTCACCGGGTCACGTGCAGTACACGCGCAACATGGTGACCGGAGCGTCGACCGCCGACCTCGCGATCATCCTCGTCGACGCGCGCAAGGGGGTGCTCGAGCAGACTCGGCGGCACGCGTTCCTGTCGTCCCTGTTGGGCATCCCGCATCTGACGGTGTGCGTCAACAAGATGGATCTCGTCGACTACTCGCAGGACCGCTACGACGAGATCGTCGACGAGTTCACCGCGTTCGCCGCCAAACTCAACGTGAGCGACGTGTCGTTCATCCCGATCTCGGCACTGCGCGGCGACAACGTCGTCGAGCGTTCCGAGCCGATGGACTGGTACTCCGGTCGCTCGCTTCTCGGGCACCTCGAAGCCGTGCACATCGCCTCCGACAAGAATCTGATCGACGCGCGGTTCCCCGTGCAGTACGTGATCCGGCCGCAGCGCGGCGACGGTCTCGACCATCGCGCGTTCGCCGGGACGGTCGCGGGCGGCGGTCTCACAGTGGGGGACAAGGTCGTCGCTCTTCCCGGCGGATTCGGCACCGAGGTCACCCGGATCTGGGGGCCGGGTGGAACCGAGCTGGCCGAGGCGTCGGCGGGGCAGGCGGTCTCGATCTCGTTGGCCGATGAGATCGACATCGTGCGCGGCGACATGATCGTGCGGCCCGGCAACCGCCCGCATGTGGGCCGCGATCTGGACGCGATGGTGTGCTGGTTCTCCGAGAGCCGCAGCGTATCGGTGGGTGACACCTTCCTCATGCTGTGCGGCACCCGTGAGACGCGCGTGTCGGTCAGCGGCCTGAACTATCGGCTCGACGTCAACACGCTGCACCGCGACGCCGACGCCGACGAGTTGGAACTCAACGAGATCGGCCGCCTCACGCTGCACGCGCAGCGGCCGATGATGTTCGACGAGTACCGCCGCAACCGGGCCACCGGCAGCTTCATCCTGATCGACGAGGCCACGAACGCCACCGTCGGCGCGGGGATGATCGGTGCTCCGGTCGCGCACGACTCCAATGTGGTGTGGCAGGAGACCAAGGTGACGCGCGAGCACCGCGCCTACCGGGGTGCGACGATCTGGCTGACCGGGCTGTCCGGGTCCGGAAAGTCGACCATCGCCACCGAGTTGGAACGCCGTCTCGTCGCCGAGGGACGCCCGGCGTACATGCTCGACGGCGACAATCTGCGACACGGCCTCAACGCCGACCTGGGGTTCAGCGACGACGACCGCCGCGAGAACATTCGACGCACCGCCGAGGTCGCGGCCCTGTTCGCCGACTCGGGTGCGGTGTCGTTGGTGTCGCTGATCAGCCCGTTCGCCGCCGAACGGCAGCGTGCGCGGGAGATTCACGAGGCGCGGGGACTGACGTTCGTCGAGATCTTCGTCGACACCCCGCTCGACGACTGCGAGTCCCGCGACCCGAAGGGCTTGTACGCGAAGGCCCGCGCCGGTCAGATCGCCCAGTTCACCGGCATCGACTCCCCGTACGAGCGGCCGATCACGCCGGAGATCGTGATCCGCCCGTCCGACGGTCCGCCCGCCGAGATCGCCGAACTGATCATCGCGCGGCTGGGGATGTGA
- a CDS encoding AAA family ATPase: MTSTRQSTAVGDARAFFDAGLAALGYLVCDDPPDRDRALAAFTRASEIDPAMGDAWLGRLAAGDRSGPALLGLHRAHASIGVQQRRIGLPRGALAGLAPIGLFVDYPITTADRAAAAYASSLIDGGDLDGARRVLDTLDRDEPVIAYCRGVWALRSGDWRAALSELNGRTGWSDPVLSTAADYVAGTACIQLAMFDEGIRLLESVRDGGLDNARAAAVFAIGMALRTTGDEERARGCFQEAYALDPLLADAARALADPAYRLVLDDRQAPDPVDDDRAEVLVGADAELAAQIGLTAVKDQVERLRSSVLLANLRAAKGLRTSARSLHLAFTGPPGTGKTTVARIVARMYRGLGLLESDTVVEVSRRDLVGEHLGSTAPKTSAVIDRALGGVLFIDEAYTLVQEGLSGGDAFGREALDTLLARMENDRDRLVVVIAGYDDEIDRLLAANEGLASRFARRIGFGSYSPSELVQIAESMTRARDGRLTADAADLLESSFERLCSTRVGGRSGIDVAGNGRHVRNVIEAAEEEREHRLASSTDPDALTDADLMSLTGDDIRTALARCTVGLR, from the coding sequence ATGACAAGCACGAGGCAGTCCACGGCGGTCGGCGATGCGCGAGCGTTCTTCGACGCGGGTCTGGCCGCACTCGGCTATCTCGTCTGCGACGATCCGCCCGACCGGGATCGCGCGCTCGCCGCCTTCACCCGGGCGAGCGAGATCGATCCGGCGATGGGCGACGCCTGGCTCGGCCGTCTCGCCGCCGGTGACCGGTCGGGACCCGCTCTCCTCGGCCTGCATCGGGCCCATGCGAGCATCGGGGTGCAGCAGCGTCGGATCGGGTTGCCGCGCGGCGCGCTCGCCGGGCTCGCGCCGATCGGCCTGTTCGTCGACTATCCGATCACGACGGCCGATCGGGCGGCTGCCGCGTACGCGTCGTCGTTGATCGACGGCGGCGATCTCGACGGCGCACGCCGAGTGCTGGACACCCTCGACCGGGACGAACCGGTGATCGCGTACTGCCGCGGCGTGTGGGCCCTGCGATCCGGCGACTGGCGGGCGGCGCTGTCCGAGCTGAACGGGCGGACCGGCTGGTCCGATCCGGTCCTGTCCACCGCCGCGGACTACGTGGCGGGCACGGCGTGCATTCAGCTCGCGATGTTCGACGAGGGGATCCGGCTGCTCGAATCCGTGCGCGACGGCGGCCTGGACAACGCGCGCGCGGCAGCCGTGTTCGCGATCGGAATGGCGCTGCGAACGACGGGCGACGAGGAGCGGGCCCGAGGCTGCTTCCAGGAGGCGTATGCGCTCGACCCGCTGTTGGCCGATGCCGCCCGCGCGCTCGCCGACCCGGCGTACCGACTGGTGCTCGACGACCGGCAGGCGCCCGATCCGGTCGACGACGATCGGGCGGAGGTCCTGGTGGGAGCGGACGCCGAGCTGGCCGCGCAGATCGGGCTGACTGCGGTGAAAGATCAGGTGGAGCGGCTCCGCTCGTCCGTTCTCCTCGCGAATCTCCGCGCGGCGAAAGGCCTTCGGACTTCAGCACGCAGTCTGCACCTGGCGTTCACCGGACCGCCCGGCACCGGTAAGACCACGGTCGCACGGATCGTCGCCCGCATGTATCGCGGTCTCGGCCTGCTCGAGTCCGACACCGTCGTCGAGGTGAGCCGTCGCGATCTCGTGGGCGAACATCTCGGGTCGACGGCACCGAAGACGTCGGCGGTGATCGACCGTGCGCTCGGCGGGGTGCTCTTCATCGACGAGGCGTACACGCTGGTTCAGGAGGGGCTCTCCGGCGGCGACGCGTTCGGGCGGGAAGCCCTGGACACCCTCCTCGCCCGGATGGAGAACGACAGGGACCGTCTCGTCGTGGTGATCGCCGGCTACGACGACGAGATCGATCGTCTGCTCGCCGCGAACGAGGGGCTGGCCTCTCGGTTCGCCCGGCGGATCGGCTTCGGATCGTATTCGCCGAGCGAACTGGTTCAGATCGCCGAGTCGATGACACGCGCACGCGACGGACGACTGACCGCCGACGCCGCCGATCTGCTCGAGTCCTCGTTCGAGCGGCTGTGCTCGACCCGTGTCGGCGGCCGTTCCGGCATCGACGTCGCGGGCAACGGTCGGCACGTGCGCAACGTGATCGAGGCGGCCGAGGAGGAGCGTGAGCACCGTCTCGCCTCGAGCACCGACCCCGATGCGCTCACCGACGCCGACCTCATGTCGTTGACCGGCGACGACATCCGGACGGCGTTGGCGAGGTGCACGGTGGGTCTACGGTGA